GACCGGTGACGAAAAGATCGGCGCGGGGATCGTGCTGCGGGCGCTCGAAGAGCCGCTCAAGCAGATCGCCAATAACGCCGGTTGGGAAGGTTCCGTGGTCGTGGAACGGGTGAAGAAGGAGAAAGAAGGGTGGGGGTTTGATGCCCAGAACTTCGGCTTCGTCGACCTGTTCCGGGCCGGGATCGTTGACCCGCTCAAAGTGACCCGGTCGGCGCTGCAGAACGCGGCTTCGATCGCTTCCATGCTCCTGACCACCGAAGTCTTGGTGGCCGAGAAGCCGGAAACTGATAAACCCAAGATGCCGGCCATGCCTCAAGGCGGCGGTTATGGGGATATGATGTAGTCTAGCTTGTCTTAAAAAGGAAGGGCCGGGTGAAAACCTGGCCCTTTTTTTATCCTCCTCACCTCATCTTTACCAAAGTGTAGACCCCTCTCCATCGAAGATGGAGAGGGGAATGAATTGCGACGAAGTCGCAAGAAAGGGGTGAGGTTTTGTTGACAAATTTGTAGTGGATTGTTATAATGTTTGGGCATTAGGGAAACAGAGCAGTTCGCAGGGACAAGTGGGATATTCTCCCACTTTTTTTAGCTTATAAGGGGGTTTTATGAAGATCGACCATTTCCAGGAAATGCTGGAAGAGATCCATCGCGACCGGGGGATATCCAAAGAGACCCTCGTTAGCGCCATCAAAGCCTCTCTCCTCTCGGCGGCCAAGAAACGCTTTAAGGAAGAAGATGTCCTGGAAGCGAGGATCACCGACGATGGCGAGGTCAGGATCTTCAAGTTGACCGAAGCCGGAGAAGACGACGTCACCCCGGCCGATTTCGGCCGTTTTGCCGCCCAGACTGCCAAGCAGGTCATTCTCCAGCGCCTCCGGGAAGCGGAGAAAGAAGACGCTTTCGAGGAATACGCCAAAAAGCAGGGGGAACTGGTCACCGGGACCGTCCAGCGGCGCGAATATGGCGGCTACCTGATCAGCCTGGGGCGGCTGGAGACAGTTCTCTCCACCAGCGAGCAGATCCCCGGCGAATCGCTTCGGGAAAAGGACTACGTCAAGCTTTACCTGGTCGAGACCAAAAAGACCCCCAAAGGGCCGCTGGTCGTAATCTCCCGCTCTCATCCCAACCTGGTCCGCAAACTTTTTGAAATGGAGGTCCCCGAGATCAAAGAGGGGATCCTCGAGATCAAGGGGATCGCCCGCGAAGCCGGCCGCCGGACCAAAGTGGCGATCCGTTCCAACGACCCGAATGTCGGCGCGGTCGGGACCTGTGTCGGGCACATGGGCCAGCGGATCCAGAATATCGTCCGCGAGCTCGGTCCGGAGCGGATCGATATCGTCGAATGGAGCGAGAACCAAAAAGTATTCATCACCAATTCACTTAGCCCGGCCAAGGTCCAGAAGGTCGAGCTGAATGAAGCGGAAAAGTCGGCCAAAGTTTGGGTACCCGAAAAGGAGCTTTCACTGGCGATCGGCAAAGAAGGGCAGAACGTCCGCCTGGCGGTCAAATTGACCGGCTGGAAGATAGATCTGGTCTCGGCCGAAGGGCCCAAGCCGGTAGTTGAGAGCAAGCGGCCCAAAATGAAGGTCCACGAGTTGGCCAAGGAACTCGACCTCTCGAGCAACGACCTGATCAACAAACTGCGCGAGATGGGCTATTCGGTCAAGGCGGCCAACTCGACCGTTCCCGACGAAGCGGCTGAAAAATTATTGCCGGATGGTCCAGCTGTCGTGGAGCCGGAAGCGGCCACGGAAGCAGCCCCCCAAGAGGAAGGGAGTCAGACAGAGTAAATGGCAAAGATCAGGGTCAGCGAACTCGCCAAAGAATTGCAGACGACCAGTAAAGAGCTGCTGCTCAAATTGAAGGAATTGGGGGTGGCGGCCAAGACCGCCTCTTCCTCGCTGGAAGAAGATGCCGCTAAGATAGTCAGGGACTTGCTGGCACCCAAGGTGAATAAAGCCAAGCCAGAACCTGCGCCAGTTCCTACTCCAGTTTCTGCTCCTGCTTCTGTTCCTGCTCCTGCTCCTGCTCCTGTCCCGGCTCCTGTGCCTGTCCCTCCACCGGTTGTTCCACCTAAAGCCGCGCCAGCCATGATCATTGAGACTGATGAAGTGTCCGTCAAAGACTTATCGGAGAAATTAGTGATCAAGGCGTCCGATCTGATCAAGGAATTGATGAGGAAGGGCCTGATGGTGACGATCAACCAGCGGATCTCCGCGGAATTGGCCCGGGATGTGGCGGCCGTTTTCGGTAAAGAGATCGTCTTGCGGGAAGCGAAACTTGCCGCTCCCAAGGCTTATGAGTCGAAGATCGAGCGGCGGGCCACCCGGCCGCCGGTCGTTACGGTCATGGGCCACGTTGACCACGGCAAGACCAAACTGCTTGACGCTATCCGCAAGACCAAAGTCGCCGAGAGCGAGGCGGGCGGCATTACCCAGCATATCGGCGCCTATCAGGTGAAAGTGAACGGGCGGAAGGTGACTTTCCTTGACACCCCGGGCCACGAAGCTTTTACCGCCCTGCGCGCCCGCGGCGCCAAAGTGACCGACATCGTTATCCTGGTCGTGGCGGCGGATGACGGTGTCATGCCGCAGACGATCGAAGCGATCAACCATGCCAAAGCGGCCGGCGTGCCGATCATTGTGGCCATCAATAAAGTTGACAAGCCGGACGCTAACCCAGACAACGTCAAAAAACAGCTCTCCGACCATGGTCTGGCCCCGGAAGAGTGGGGTGGCCAAACGGTCACTGTGCCGGTTTCGGCCAAGGCCTTGACCGGGATCGATGAACTGCTCGAAATGGTCCTCCTGCTGGCCGATGTCTTGGAATTGAAAGCTGACCCGGAGGCGGTCCCGCTGGGGGTGGTGATCGAAGCCCGCCTGGATAAAGGGCGCGGCGCGGTCGCGACGGTCCTGATCAAGAACGGTACGCTTAAAGTCGGGGATGTTTTTACCTGCGGCCAAACTTACGGCAAGGTCAGGGCGCTCCTGACCGATACCGGTGTCCGGTTGGATAAAGCCGGTCCCTCCATGCCGGTCGAGCTCCTCGGCTTCCTGGCGGTGCCGACGCCGGGCGATATGCTGCGCGGCCTGCCGACGGAAAAAGAGGCGCGGTTGGCGGCCGAAGCGGTGGCAATCACGCGTAATAAGACGATCCGCGGCAAAGTTGTCTCGCTGGAAGATTTCTCGAAGCACGTCAAAGAAGGGGTGGCGGGGATCGACCTCAACCTGGTGGTCAAGGCCGACATGCAGGGCTCTCTGGACGCTATCCTCAAGACGCTGGGCGACCTGAAGGTCGGCAATATTTCGGTCCATGTTATCCACGACGGGGTCGGGCTGATCAACGAGTCGGATGTCATGCTGGCCAAAGCCTCGAGCGCTATCCTGGTCGGTTTTAACGCCGGCACCGAAGGGTCGGCCGAAAGCCTGGCCAAAGATGAAGGGGTGGAGGTCCGGCAGTACAATATCATCTATAATCTGATCGATGACGTTAAACTGGCGATGGAAGGGTTGCTGGAACCGGAGTACGAAGAGATCATTACCGGCCACGCCGAGGTCAGACAGCTTTTCTCTTTCTCTAAGGTTGGCTCGATCGCCGGCTGTTTCGTGACCGACGGGAAGATGACCCGCGGCACCGGCCTGCGCATTTTCCGCGGCAAGGAGAAGATCTACGAAGGGAAGCTGGAGACCCTGAAGCGCTTCAAGGACGACGCCAAGAGCGTGGAACAGAACTTTGAGTGCGGCATTTCGATCCCCGGCTATAACGATTTCAAGTCCGGCGACATTATCGAGAACTTCGAGGTCCGCGAAAAACCGCGCCAGAGATGACCAGGCAGGAACGGAGCGAAGAACTGATCCGGGCTGAAGTCAGCCGGATCATCCGCGAGGATGTCAACGATCCCCGCATCGGTTTTATCAGCATTACCCGGGTCAAGCTTTCCCCCGATCTCACGAGCGCCGCCATCTACGTCAGCATCATGGGCGACGAGGAACAAAAGCAGGCGGGGATGGCCGGCCTGTTTTCGGCCAGCCGCTTTATCCGCGGTGAGCTGGGCGAGAGCTTGGAGTTCCGGAGCGTGCCGCAGATCCGCTTTGTCCGTGACGATTCGCTGGAGCGCGGGAGCCGGGTGCTGGCCGCGATGAGAAAGCTGGGAACGGATGAAACACGAACTCGAACAAATAAAAAGCCGCCTAAAAGACGCTAAGACCGCGATCGTCACCGGTCATATCGATCCGGACGGCGACGCGATCGGCTCCGTCCTCGCCCTGGGGATGGCCCTGGAACAGCAGGGGATAAATGTCACCCTTTATTGCCAGGATTCCTTGCCGAAAGTTTACCGTTTCCTGCCGGGGTTCGAGCGGATCAAGCGCGAGATCCTGATGTCCCAGCGCTTCGACCTCGGTTTCGTCCTTGATTCCTCCGATCTCGCCCGGGCCGGGCATAAGCTCGATCTGCGGCAAGTCACTCCGTTCATCATCAATATCGACCATCATCCGGACAATACCAATTTCGGGGATCTAAATTACGTCCGGAACGTTTCTTCGGCCGCCGAGCTGGTCTATAACCTGGTGGTCGGCCTCGATTGCAAGATCGACCGGAAAATGGCCGAGTGCCTCTACGCCGCGATCATCACCGATACCGGCAATTTCCGCTACGAGAACACCACGGTCAAGACCTTCCTGATCGCCGCCGAGCTGCTCAAGGCTGGCGTTAGCCCTCATGATGTCTCGACCCGGATCTACGACACCAAGTCGGTCCCCTCGATCAAGCTCTCCGGCCGGATCCTGGCCGACATGCAGTTCTCGCCCGACGGCAAGCTGGCCTGGGGGATAGTCACGGAAAAGATGCTGGCCGAGGCCAAAGCCAAACCGGATGATCTGACCGGGGTGGTCGACCGGATCAGAGCGACGGAGGGGGTCGAGGTCGCCATCCTTTTCCGGGAAGAGAAGGGGAAGACCAAGATCAATTTCCGTTCCAAGGAGAAGGTCAACGTTTCCGAGATCGCCCGCCGTTTTGGCGGGGGCGGCCATGTCAAAGCTTCCGGCGCGGTCGTGGAAGGGCCGGGCGACGAGGTGGTCGCTAAAGTGGTGGCCGAGGCCGCCAAGATCATAAAAGCTTCCCAGTTCCTGGTATAAGTTATGGACGGCATAATTATCGTTAACAAGCCGCCAGGTTGGACCTCATTCGATGTAGTGGCCAAGATCCGCGGCCTGACTAGGGTCCAAAAAGTCGGCCACTCCGGCACGCTCGACCCGATGGCGACCGGCGTTCTCCCCGTTTTTCTTGGCCGAGCGACCAAGAGCATCCAGTACTTCCTGAACGGCGATAAGGGATACGAAGGGGATATGACACTCGGGGTGACGACGGATACGGGGGATGCCGAGGGGAAACTTCAAACTTCAAACATCCAACTTCAAAACAATTGGCAAATTACAATGACCAAAGAACAAATCGAAGAGGCATTTAAGAAATACATTGGAGAGATCGAGCAGGTGCCGCCGATGTATTCGGCGATCAAGATCAAAGGCCAGCGGCTCTATGACCTGGCTCGCCGGGGGATCGAGGTCAAGCGGGAGTCGAGAAAAATTACCATTTACGATTTACGCGTTACGCATTACGCGTCACCTCTTGTTTCCTTTTCCGTCCTCTGCTCCAAGGGGACCTACATTCGCCAACTGGCGGTCGACATAGGTGACGATCTCGGTTGCGGCGCCCATCTCTCCCGGCTGGTCAGGACCTATGCCCATCCGTTCCGTCTCTCCCAGGCCCATGACCTCGAGACAATCGTCACCCTGGCCAAGATAGGACAGTTGGATAGCATTATAATTCCGGTGGAGGCAATCCTCACTCCCGAGAGGCGTTGAGGTGAGCTGGCTAGATGCCCTCCTCACCCCCTAGCTGTGCCAAAGTGAGCGCTCCCCCTCTCCATCTGCGATGGAGAGGGGGATATCTATAAACGGTTAATTGATGAAGAGAAATGACAGTAAATACAGAACAATCTTAGGTGCTAGGGAACTGCGTAAGAGGATGACTCCAAGCGAAAAGTTGCTTTGGAAATATTTGAGCGATCGGGGGATGGTAGGGGTCAAGTTTCGCCGTCAGCATCCGATCAGTGGCTTTATCCTTGATTTCTTCTGTCCGACGCATAACTTGGCCATTGAGCTGGATGGCGCAATACATGCCAATAGGGTAGAATATGACCGTGAAAGAGAGCAAGTCTTGAGGTCGTTAGGGATAAAAGTACTTCGTTTCAAAAACGAACAAGTAATAAACTCACTGGATTCAGTCCTAAAAACCATCAAAAGAACGATTTTCCCCTCTCCATTGAAAATGGAGAGGGGTGCCGCGACGCAGTCGCGGCGGGGTGAGGAAGGTAATGGACAAGGAAAGAACTAAAAAGAGACTAGAAGAAATAAAGACACTGATTCGAGAATCAGATAAGTTATATTACGGGAAGGATTTACCCTTAATAAGGGATGAGTCTTATGACAAGGTCTTTAGAGAGCTTCAGGAAATAGAGCGTCGATATCCGGATTTACTGATTTCAGATTCTCCCAGCTTGCGGGTGGGTGGCGAGCCTTTAAAGTCCTTTAAAACCGTTACTCACAAAAAACCACTTCTTTCGTTGGACAATGTGATGAGCGAAGAAGAGTTAGATGATTTTGACCGTCGGGTTAGGGAAGGTTTAGGGAAAGAACATGTTGATTATGTATGCGAGCTCAAGATTGATGGGTTGGCTGTAACATTAACTTATAAGAAAGGGAAATTCTCTGTCGGTTCTACGCGGGGCGATGGTATACATGGGGAAGACATTACCTCAAACCTAAAAACGATTAAGGCTATTCCGATGTCATTGCCGGAAACTGTCGATTTGGAAGTGAGGGGTGAGGTTTACTTGCCGGTTAAGGAACTGGCAAAACTTAATGAAGATCGGGAAGAGGTTGGAGATCCGAGGTTCGCAAACCCGCGTAACGCAGCAGCTGGATCACTTCGCCAACTCGACCCAAAGGTTACTGCGAAAAGACCATTAACAATATGGGTTTACTTTGCTGAAACTGAACCGAAACTGAAGACGCACCAGGAGACTTTAGAGAGAGTTAAAGAGCTTGGTTTTCGAGTTAATCCAAACATTAAGCTCTGTCACGGGATCGAAGAGGTCCAAAAGTTCATTAAACACTGGGAAACGGCACGAGAAAAGCTGGATTACGAGATCGATGGGATAGTGATCAAGGTTAACAGCCTGACCGAACAGGAAAAACTCGGTTTTACCGCACGCGCTCCCCGTTGGGCGGCCGCCTTCAAATATCCGCCAATGCAGGCGGTGACGATCATCGAAGATATTCAGGTCCAGGTTGGGCGGACGGGAGCGATCACGCCTGTTGCTTACTTGAAACCGGTCCACCTGGCTGGGGTCATAGTCAAACGGGCGACATTGCATAATGAGGACGAGGTTCGCCGCAAAGAGATCAAGATCGGCGACCACGTGAAGGTCCAGCGGGCGGGGGAAGTTATTCCGGAGGTTGTAGAAGTCATCAAGTCGAAACGGACCGGCCATGAGAAAGAATTTAAAATGCCGCATAAGTGCCCGGTCTGCGGAGCGGAGATCTTTAAGCCAGCAGGCGAAGCGATCGCCCGCTGTACTAACGCGACCTGTCCGGCCCAGGTGATGGGGCGCGTCCGTTTGTTTACTTCCCGCGAAGCAATGGATATTGAACACGCAGGACCAGCTTTGATCGATCAACTAGTTGCCAAAGAGTTGATCAAAGACGCGGCTGACCTTTACACGCTAGATAAGGCGGATATCATGAAGCTGGAGCGGATGGCCGATAAATCTGCCCAGAATGTCGTCAACTCGATCAAAGCGAGCCTAGACCGGCCGTTCGAAAGAATGCTCTATGCTCTTGGTATTCGGATGGTCGGCAAACGAACGGCGCAGATCCTGGCCGACCATTTTAGCGACATCGACCACCTGGCCAAGGCCAACGAAGAAGAACTGTCCAAGGTCCATGAGGTTGGGCCAAAAGTTGCAGCATCGATCGTTACCTTCTTTAAACAGAAGGGGAATATACACTTAATTGAGAAGTTGAAGAAAGCGGGAGTAAGAACTAAGGAACTAGGAACTAAGGGGCCGCAGCCGTTAAAAGGGAAAACTTTCGTCTTTACGGGTGGGCTGGAGCATTATACCCGACCGGGAGCCGAGGAATTGGTGCGCAAGCTTGGCGGCTCGGCTTCCGGGTCAGTTTCTAAAAACACTAGTTATGTCGTGGCTGGTACTGACCCGGGGTCGAAGTACGAGAAGGCGAAGAAGTTGGGGGTTGAGGTGATTTCGGAAGAGGAGTTTAGGGCCCTCATCTAGATGCGTTGAGGATTAGGACCTTCTCCCAAAGGGAGAAGGGTTTTGGGGGAAGGGAGTAGAGATGAAGCCGATTAAGAAAGTATTTGCCAGGCAGTTGAGAAGTGATCAGACCGATGCCGAGAAGTTGGCTTGGATGCAGTTGCGGGATAGGCGTTGTTATGGGTTGAAATTCAGGAGACAACATGTTATTGAAGGGTTTGTAGTTGATTTCTATTGTGACCAGATCGCGTTAGCAATCGAAGTTGACGGGGGCATTCACAAAAGACGAAGAGAGTATGATGAGGCGAGGGACGATGTAATTTGCTCGAAGGGGGTTAGTATTATTCGTATCGAGAATGAAGCGGTGGCTCAAAACCGCAATATAATAAACAAAAAAGTGAAAAGCTTCCTAATAAGGAACAAAATACCCTTTCAAAACCCCTCTCCCTCTGGGAGAGGGTCTTTAGCTTTGCCCAAGATAGGTGAGGGGCGCTAACCAGCCATGAAAGAAAAACTCAAACTAGTCAAAAATCTTCTCGAAAAGCGCTCCGCCCGGCGGAAAGAGGGGAAGTTCGTGGTCGAGGGACCGCATCTGGTGGAAGAAGCCGGCCAGCGGATCGAGTTCATCGTCTACGCGGAGCGCTTGCCGATCGTCGAAAAGTTGATCGGGCTTAGCGTGCCGGCTTATAAGGTCTCGAGCAAAGAGTTTGCCGCGCTATCGGAAGTTGATGCTCCGCAAGGTGTCCTGGCGGTCGTCCGAACATTTCAGTCTAAGCTCGATGAGTTGTTAAAGGGCGCCAAGACTTTGATCGTTTACTGTGCCGGGATACAGGACCCAGGGAACCTCGGGACTATTATTCGCTCGGCTGACGCTCTTGGGGCGACCGGAGTTATTCTTTCCAAAGGGACAGTTGACCTGTATAACCCGAAAGTCGTTCGCTCAACGATGGGCTCTCTTTTTCACCTGCCGCTGGTGACGGTCGAGGACGACGCGGAAACCATCAAGCAATTAAAGAAGAATAATGTTAAAATTATTGCTACATCGGCTGAAGCGGAAAAGAGTTGTTCTGACACCGAGCTAAAGGGACCGGTAGCAGTTTTGATCGGGAATGAAGGTGCCGGATTGGCCGAGGAAATCATTGAACTGGCAGATGAAGTGATCAAAGTTCCAATGGCAGGGAAGGCCGAATCGCTGAATGCCAGTGTGACCACGGCGATTTTGCTTTACGAGATATCGAGGCAGCGTAGCGGCGGTCTTTAGACCGCCATTATTTGGCGACCTGAAGGTCGCCGCTACATTCCGAATTTTACCCCTCTCCCTCTGGGAGAGGGGGGGCAGGTTTAGCGTTGGCGGGTGAGGGCTTAAATATAAATGGAAAATAAGATCAAACAACTGACGGATGAAGCATTAAACGTCATTGCCGGGGCGCAGACGGTCGCGGCGCTTGATGAGGCGCGGATCCGCTTTGCCGGCAAGAGTAGCGAGTTAATGTCACTTCTCAAGTCGCTCGGTTCATTATCTCCTGAAGAGCGGCCCAAGGTCGGCGCTCTGGTCAACGCGGCCAAGCACACGATCGAAGGGGCGCTTCGCGACCGCCACGATATTCTCCTGCAGGGTGAACAGTCGCAAAAGATCGCCGCGGAAAAAGTTGATGTCACATTGCCGGGGAAGGGGATCCGCCGCGGCAAGTATCATCCCTTAACCCAGGTTATGGAAGAAGCCAAAGGGATATTCTTCCGGCTCGGCTTCGAAACGGCCGAAGGACCGGAGGTTGAGACCGAATATTACAATTTCGATGGCCTGAACATTCCGCCGTATCATCCGTCACGCGATATGTGGTCGACCTTCTTCATTAAGGACGATACTCTGCTCCGGACCCACACTTCGCCGGTCCAGGTCCGGGTGATGGAGAAAAGAAAGCCCCCGCTGGCGATCATCGCTCCGGGACGCGTTTACCGCTGCGATTCTGACGCCACCCATTCGCCGGTCTTTCACCAGCTGGAAGGGTTTCTGGTCGATAAGAAGGTGACCTTCGGCGACCTGAAAGGGACGCTGACCGAATTTCTCCGCCAGATGTTTGGCCAAGAGCGGAATGTCCGTTTCCGGCCGAGCTTTTTCCCGTTCACCGAACCGTCGGCCGAGGTCGACGTCGAATGCATGATGTGCGCGGGAAAAGGGTGCCGGCTCTGCAAAGAGACCGGTTGGCTGGAGGTCCTTGGTTCCGGGATGATCGACCCGAACGTTTTTAAGTCGGTCGGCTACGACCCGGAAAAGGTGAGCGGTTACGCTTTTGGCATGGGGATCGACCGGATCACCATGTTGAAATACGGTATTGATGACATTCGTTTGCTTTACGAGAATGATCTCCGCTTTTTGGAACAATTTTAATGAGAGTACCAATAGAGTGGCTAAAAGAGCTGATCAGTTTTCGCGCCAGTGCCGACCAACTGGCGGAAATGATGACGATGGCCGGCCTGGAGACGACCGTCCAGCCGAACGAGGTCCTCGAGATCGATATCCTCCCTAACCGGGCCGACTGCTGGAGCGTCCGTGGGATTGCCCGCGAAGTTTCGGCTTTGACTAAATTCAAGGTCCATAAGGCCAAAGCCAAAGTTAAAGAAACTGGCCGGTCGATCAAGGACGCGGTCAAAGTTGAAGTGCGCGATAAGGATCTCTGTCCCCGCTATATGGCGCGAGTGATCGAGAACGTTAAGCTCGGCGAATCGCCCGAATGGCTGAAAAAAAGGTTGGAGCTGGCCGGGATGCGGGCGATCAATAATGTCGTCGATGTGACCAATTATCTAATGCTCGAGCTCGGCCAGCCGATGCACGCCTTTGACGCCAACCTGGTCAAAGATAAGTTCATTATCGTTCGCCGGGCCAATCCGGGCGAAAAAGTTGTGACGCTGGACGGGAAAGAACACGAACTGCCGAGCGACGTGCTGGTCATCGCCGACCCGGATAAAACGATCGCAGTCGCCGGAACGATGGGCTGTGCCAATACCGAGGTAACTAACGCGACCAAAACGGTCATCCTTGAATCGGCTTACTTTAATTCCGTCTCCGTTAACCGGACATCCAAATTACTCAAGACCAGGACCGAGTCGTCCGTTCGTTTCGCTTACGGAGTTGACTGGGAGGCGGTGGAAGAGGCGCTCGATCGGGGTGCGGCGCTGATCGCCGAGCTGGGCCGGGGCGATGTCCTCAAAGGTAAGATCGATTCGATCGGCCAGGCGATGAAACCAAAAGTTATCGAATTGCGTCCCGAGCGGGTGAACGCCATCCTGGGGGCGGATATTACGGAAGGCGACATGATCAGCATCCTGAAACGGCTCGGTTTTGAGGTCAAGAAAGCTGAAGGCAAAAAACTAAAAGTCGAGATCCCGTTATTCCGGGCGATGGATATTGAGCGGGAGATCGACCTGGTGGAAGAGATCGCGCGGATCTGGGGCTTTAACCGGATCGAACCGACCCTTCCCAACACTTCTTTTCCTGGCAAAGAGGTCGAGCGTTTCGACCCGTTCCTCGCTAAGGTCAGGGAAATACTGACCGGGGAAGGGTTGGATGAGGTCCAAAGCTACAGCCTGATCGGCCCGCGGGAACTGGCCCAGATCGGCTATCCGGCTGATCAAACGGTCAAAGTGTCCAATCCCCTGACTGTTGAGCAGTCGGTCCTCCGGCCGTTGCTTTTGCCCGGAATGCTTAATGTCCTGAAGCATAACCAGAACCGGCAGGTCGAGAATGTCATGATCTTTGAAATAGGGCGGGTCTTTAAACCGTCCAAAGAGAAACTGCCGCTGGAAGGGTGGCGGGTAACCGGACTCCTGTGCGGACGGCCTTTCATGTCGGCTCTGGACAAAGGTGAGGTCGATTATTTCTTTGTTAAAGGGGTCGTCGAGAACCTTCTGGCCGGTCTCGGTATAGAAATGCCGGCGATCGCTCCGTCCGAACACGCGCTGCTCCAACCGGGGAAGGGGGCGGAACTGGCTGGGATCGGTCAGTTCGGAGCGCTTCATCCCGACATCGCGCGAAGAGCTGAATTGACCAAACCGGTTTTTTTCTTTGCCTTTGACCTCGACGCTCTGTTTAAATTAAAACCGGCCGAGGCCCGTTACCAGCCGTTGCCGAAATACCCAGCCGTCGATCGCGACATCTCGATGTTCATCCCGGCCGGCGTTTCGAACCAGCAGATCGTTGAGATGGTCGAGGCGATCGGAGGAGAGCTGGTCGAGGCGGTCTATCCCTTTGACAAGTTCAACGAGAGCATCGCTTACCGGATAATTTATCGTCACCCGGAGCGAACACTGACCGAAGAAGCGGTCAATGCCCGCCACCAGCTCGTTATTAAAGAACTGACCTCGACCCTCAACGTTCGGATAAGGATGTGACCGATGGCTGACCAAAGCCCGATGGTCAAGCAATACCAGGAGATCAAGGCCCTCCACCAGGACGCTATCCTGTTTTTCCGTCTGGGTGATTTTTATGAGATGTTTTATGAGGACGCGGCTCTGGCTTCTCGCGAATTAGACCTGACGCTGACCGGCCGCGGCAAGGATGACAACCGGATGCCGATGTGCGGGCTCCCTTACCACGCGGCCGAAGGTTATATCGCCAAGCTGATCGAGAAAGGTTACAAGGTCGCGATCTGCGAACAGGTCGAAGATCCCGCCCAGGCTAAAGGTTTGGTTAAGCGCGATATTGTCCGGATAGTTACCCCCGGGACGGTCTTCGAAGCCTCCATGCTGGCCGAGAAGAGCAGTAATTACCTGATGGCGGTCAACCACGATAAGGGGAACTTCGGTTTGGCTTACGTTGACGCGACCACCGGCGAGTTCAAACTGGCTGACTTTGCTTCGTTCACTCAGCTGGCGGATGAGATCGCGCGGGTCAGTCCTGCTGAATTGCTTGTTTCAGATGTTTTTCCGCAAAACCTGGAACCGCGACGTTCAGTCGCAGGTTCCAAGTATAAAGATATTTACGACGGCGCGACGGCCGGCGAGAAACTTCTCGAGCATTTCCAGGTCAGGTCGCTCGAATCGTTCGGTTTAACGGGGAAAGAAACGGCGCTGGGTGCGGCGGCCGCCATTATCGATTATTTGAAAGAGACGCAGAAGACGCGCCTCGACCATATTAACAAACTCCAATATTACC
This Candidatus Margulisiibacteriota bacterium DNA region includes the following protein-coding sequences:
- a CDS encoding endonuclease domain-containing protein, with protein sequence MKPIKKVFARQLRSDQTDAEKLAWMQLRDRRCYGLKFRRQHVIEGFVVDFYCDQIALAIEVDGGIHKRRREYDEARDDVICSKGVSIIRIENEAVAQNRNIINKKVKSFLIRNKIPFQNPSPSGRGSLALPKIGEGR
- the pheT gene encoding phenylalanine--tRNA ligase subunit beta; the encoded protein is MRVPIEWLKELISFRASADQLAEMMTMAGLETTVQPNEVLEIDILPNRADCWSVRGIAREVSALTKFKVHKAKAKVKETGRSIKDAVKVEVRDKDLCPRYMARVIENVKLGESPEWLKKRLELAGMRAINNVVDVTNYLMLELGQPMHAFDANLVKDKFIIVRRANPGEKVVTLDGKEHELPSDVLVIADPDKTIAVAGTMGCANTEVTNATKTVILESAYFNSVSVNRTSKLLKTRTESSVRFAYGVDWEAVEEALDRGAALIAELGRGDVLKGKIDSIGQAMKPKVIELRPERVNAILGADITEGDMISILKRLGFEVKKAEGKKLKVEIPLFRAMDIEREIDLVEEIARIWGFNRIEPTLPNTSFPGKEVERFDPFLAKVREILTGEGLDEVQSYSLIGPRELAQIGYPADQTVKVSNPLTVEQSVLRPLLLPGMLNVLKHNQNRQVENVMIFEIGRVFKPSKEKLPLEGWRVTGLLCGRPFMSALDKGEVDYFFVKGVVENLLAGLGIEMPAIAPSEHALLQPGKGAELAGIGQFGALHPDIARRAELTKPVFFFAFDLDALFKLKPAEARYQPLPKYPAVDRDISMFIPAGVSNQQIVEMVEAIGGELVEAVYPFDKFNESIAYRIIYRHPERTLTEEAVNARHQLVIKELTSTLNVRIRM
- the rlmB gene encoding 23S rRNA (guanosine(2251)-2'-O)-methyltransferase RlmB, with the translated sequence MKEKLKLVKNLLEKRSARRKEGKFVVEGPHLVEEAGQRIEFIVYAERLPIVEKLIGLSVPAYKVSSKEFAALSEVDAPQGVLAVVRTFQSKLDELLKGAKTLIVYCAGIQDPGNLGTIIRSADALGATGVILSKGTVDLYNPKVVRSTMGSLFHLPLVTVEDDAETIKQLKKNNVKIIATSAEAEKSCSDTELKGPVAVLIGNEGAGLAEEIIELADEVIKVPMAGKAESLNASVTTAILLYEISRQRSGGL
- the pheS gene encoding phenylalanine--tRNA ligase subunit alpha, with translation MENKIKQLTDEALNVIAGAQTVAALDEARIRFAGKSSELMSLLKSLGSLSPEERPKVGALVNAAKHTIEGALRDRHDILLQGEQSQKIAAEKVDVTLPGKGIRRGKYHPLTQVMEEAKGIFFRLGFETAEGPEVETEYYNFDGLNIPPYHPSRDMWSTFFIKDDTLLRTHTSPVQVRVMEKRKPPLAIIAPGRVYRCDSDATHSPVFHQLEGFLVDKKVTFGDLKGTLTEFLRQMFGQERNVRFRPSFFPFTEPSAEVDVECMMCAGKGCRLCKETGWLEVLGSGMIDPNVFKSVGYDPEKVSGYAFGMGIDRITMLKYGIDDIRLLYENDLRFLEQF
- the ligA gene encoding NAD-dependent DNA ligase LigA; the encoded protein is MDKERTKKRLEEIKTLIRESDKLYYGKDLPLIRDESYDKVFRELQEIERRYPDLLISDSPSLRVGGEPLKSFKTVTHKKPLLSLDNVMSEEELDDFDRRVREGLGKEHVDYVCELKIDGLAVTLTYKKGKFSVGSTRGDGIHGEDITSNLKTIKAIPMSLPETVDLEVRGEVYLPVKELAKLNEDREEVGDPRFANPRNAAAGSLRQLDPKVTAKRPLTIWVYFAETEPKLKTHQETLERVKELGFRVNPNIKLCHGIEEVQKFIKHWETAREKLDYEIDGIVIKVNSLTEQEKLGFTARAPRWAAAFKYPPMQAVTIIEDIQVQVGRTGAITPVAYLKPVHLAGVIVKRATLHNEDEVRRKEIKIGDHVKVQRAGEVIPEVVEVIKSKRTGHEKEFKMPHKCPVCGAEIFKPAGEAIARCTNATCPAQVMGRVRLFTSREAMDIEHAGPALIDQLVAKELIKDAADLYTLDKADIMKLERMADKSAQNVVNSIKASLDRPFERMLYALGIRMVGKRTAQILADHFSDIDHLAKANEEELSKVHEVGPKVAASIVTFFKQKGNIHLIEKLKKAGVRTKELGTKGPQPLKGKTFVFTGGLEHYTRPGAEELVRKLGGSASGSVSKNTSYVVAGTDPGSKYEKAKKLGVEVISEEEFRALI